A single region of the Oryzias latipes chromosome 19, ASM223467v1 genome encodes:
- the LOC101156204 gene encoding uncharacterized protein LOC101156204 isoform X1, producing the protein MQCKVLIFVVLLALIKHVSLAEFEASPNTNITFPCNVSLNEDQRDVSLMKVKWIRNGSDVASFGETATMIQNGFRWDNKTFINGDFSITLLKASLTLQGVYECTVIYNSSSIHTSNVTFSITAPPSLTVPQRWVVLGKKAQIECHARGYYPPPISFSWTRNGKEIKPLYQVEGEQSSDGYYAATANLAYYPSQEDRNATFVCKVLHRSSYQERDFQLNITFVPTVKLSVMSSASNKDPLTLYCDVGRFYPETVSVSWFQNGTALPDPPAVDQNPDGTYKTRHFFTLSPEQRQQRGPVKCAVTLPGVENSVNVSEDLEKLDPQNETAAMNKSAKALVSMMCISIVLVFLLCFGFSWRRRDEKQKSLTVSGIILPPRVIVGQKGRVSISIEGRRVDRVQTVWFLNDTPISDTSLIGTSMSNFNCLYTPLTTVHLPYGLTLTSPASEKGPLLTSRGKMGYYKLHTQGPLHSSRSGTQQLISALTFIPQISLHKGAVFKCQVSYIGKDKIVQERVSEKFTILSPPEVSEIQLTETQNDSDVISMKVSASHFHPDVITFRWFCQGGELSPVASEASSSPRPNAEGLFSAYSQCKLPRGELEKGATKVWVKVHHIALKHPIARESRGFIKRPCVSEIISSDVSSSQTATLGCEITDFYPPNVSVTWLSLRGGEEDDREEEVIEGGELWGPIQIQSRRFRATASLERRLIHQEKERRGGIICRVDHCSLSEPIEKHWRYGGNVPPHIPSSISVCWSGEGVGVFSILLKGGHPKPKLLWTVGGPTFLPLVSSETEEIGDDGMRELKSVCALERSTTLSDPANQQLKKRRKGHQIKTKVAVADPDTKGIEYIDEREDEKNPDKDEETISEEYEESDTEKEDDPNALHINRVNLMKDPKEKMKVRLQVCLEITHPALKLPVYRHWTEPYEEISPSA; encoded by the exons ATGCAGTGTAAAGTCCTCATCTTTGTTGTGCTTTTGGCTCTCATAAAGCATG TGTCTTTGGCTGAATTTGAGGCGAGCCCCAACACGAACATAACCTTTCCCTGCAACGTCTCTCTGAACGAGGACCAGAGGGACGTGTCTCTGATGAAAGTCAAGTGGATAAGAAACGGCAGCGATGTTGCCTCATTTGGAGAAACAGCAACGATGATACAGAATGGTTTCCGCTGGGACAATAAGACTTTCATCAACGGGGATTTTTCCATCACCCTCCTGAAGGCCAGCCTCACCCTTCAGGGGGTGTACGAATGCACAGTCATCTACAACTCCTCATCCATCCACACCAGCAATGTTACATTTAGTATCACTG CGCCCCCCTCCCTGACTGTGCCTCAGCGGTGGGTGGTGCTCGGGAAGAAAGCTCAGATTGAGTGCCATGCAAGGGGTTACTATCCCCCACCCATCTCATTTTCCTGGACCAGAAATGGGAAGGAGATTAAGCCTCTCTACCAGGTAGAGGGTGAGCAGAGCTCAGACGGGTACTACGCAGCAACCGCCAACCTGGCTTACTATCCTTCTCAAGAGGACCGCAATGCAACCTTTGTCTGCAAAGTGTTACACAGGAGCAGCTATCAGGAGCGGGATTTCCAGCTTAATATTACCT TTGTCCCTACAGTCAAACTCTCAGTCATGTCTTCAGCCTCCAACAAAGACCCTCTGACACTTTACTGTGATGTGGGGAGGTTTTACCCAGAGACGGTTTCTGTGTCCTGGTTTCAAAACGGCACCGCACTCCCTGATCCCCCGGCTGTGGATCAGAACCCAGATGGAACTTACAAGACCAGACATTTTTTCACTTTGAGCCCAGAACAAAGGCAGCAACGGGGACCGGTTAAGTGTGCGGTCACTCTGCCTGGAGTAGAGAACTCTGTCAATGTGTCAGAAGATCTGGAAAAACTGGATCCTCAAA ATGAGACGGCAGCGATGAATAAATCAGCCAAAGCCCTGGTGTCCATGATGTGCATCTCTATAGTGCTGGTCTTCCTGCTTTGCTTTGGCTTTTCCTGGAGAAGAAGGGATG AGAAGCAGAAGTCTCTCACTGTGTCTGGAATCATCCTCCCTCCACGAGTGATTGTGGGTCAAAAGGGCAGAGTGTCGATCAGCATCGAAGGCCGACGGGTGGACCGCGTTCAGACCGTCTGGTTTCTTAACGACACTCCCATCTCTGACACCTCCCTCATAG GAACTTCCATGTCTAACTTTAACTGCCTCTACACCCCTCTAACCACCGTCCATCTACCCTATGGTCTAACTCTCACCTCCCCAGCTTCAGAGAAAGGCCCTCTCCTGACCTCCAGAGGCAAAATGGGTTACTACAAGCTGCACACTCAGGGACCATTACACTCTTCCAGAAGTGGCACCCAACAGCTGATCTCTGCGCTTACCTTCATCCCCCAGATTTCACTCCACAAGGGGGCAGTGTTTAAATGTCAAGTTTCCTATATAGGCAAGGACAAGATTGTGCAGGAAAGAGTGTCGGAGAAGTTTACGATTCTGT CTCCACCAGAGGTGTCAGAAATTCAGCTGACTGAGACACAAAATGACTCAG ATGTCATCAGCATGAAGGTTTCCGCCTCACATTTCCACCCGGACGTTATTACCTTCCGCTGGTTCTGCCAGGGGGGTGAGCTGAGCCCCGTGGCCTCTGAGGCCTCCTCGTCCCCTCGGCCAAATGCTGAGGGACTCTTCTCGGCCTACAGCCAATGCAAACTCCCCCGGGGGGAGCTGGAAAAGGGAGCCACCAAGGTGTGGGTTAAAGTCCACCATATCGCTCTTAAGCATCCTATCGCCCGAGAATCAAGag GCTTCATCAAAAGGCCGTGTGTTTCTGAAATTATCAGCTCGGATGTCTCCTCAAGTCAAACGGCAACTCTGGGATGTGAAATCACAGATTTTTATCCTCCAAACGTATCGGTCACTTGGCTGAGTCTCAGAGGTGGAGAGGAGGATGACAGAGAAGAGGAGGTGATAGAGGGAGGGGAGCTCTGGGGCCCGATACAAATCCAATCTAGACGCTTTAGGGCAACCGCCTCTTTGGAGAGAAGACTGATCCAtcaggaaaaggaaagaagaggaGGGATTATCTGCAGGGTGGACCACTGTTCGTTGTCAGAGCCGATAGAGAAACACTGGAGATATGGTGGCAATG TTCCTCCCCACATCCCGTCATCAATCTCAGTGTGTTGGAGCGGCGAGGGTGTCGGcgtcttctccattttgttgaAAGGAGGTCATCCAAAGCCAAAGTTACTCTGGACTGTGGGTGGCCCGACCTTCTTACCATTAGTGTCCAGCGAGACAGAGGAGATAGGAGATGATGGGATGAGGGAGCTGAAGAGTGTGTGTGCCCTGGAGAGATCCACCACTTTATCAGACCCAGCAAACCAACAGCTGAAGAAACGCAGGAAAGGACACCAAATAA AAACAAAGGTTGCAGTCGCAGACCCAGACACTAAAGGAATAGAATACATCGATGAAAGAGAGGATGAAAAGAACCCAGAcaaggatgaagaaacaatttCTGAAGAATACGAAGAGAGCGACACAGAAAAAGAGGACGACCCTAACGCCCTGCACATCAACAGGGTCAACCTGATGAAAGACCCCAAAGAAAAGATGAAAGTGCGGTTACAAGTGTGCCTCGAAATTACGCACCCTGCTCTAAAACTTCCTGTTTATCGACATTGGACGG AGCCCTATGAGGAAATTTCACCATCTGCATGA
- the LOC101156204 gene encoding uncharacterized protein LOC101156204 isoform X2, with protein MQCKVLIFVVLLALIKHVSLAEFEASPNTNITFPCNVSLNEDQRDVSLMKVKWIRNGSDVASFGETATMIQNGFRWDNKTFINGDFSITLLKASLTLQGVYECTVIYNSSSIHTSNVTFSITAPPSLTVPQRWVVLGKKAQIECHARGYYPPPISFSWTRNGKEIKPLYQVEGEQSSDGYYAATANLAYYPSQEDRNATFVCKVLHRSSYQERDFQLNITFVPTVKLSVMSSASNKDPLTLYCDVGRFYPETVSVSWFQNGTALPDPPAVDQNPDGTYKTRHFFTLSPEQRQQRGPVKCAVTLPGVENSVNVSEDLEKLDPQNETAAMNKSAKALVSMMCISIVLVFLLCFGFSWRRRDEKQKSLTVSGIILPPRVIVGQKGRVSISIEGRRVDRVQTVWFLNDTPISDTSLIASEKGPLLTSRGKMGYYKLHTQGPLHSSRSGTQQLISALTFIPQISLHKGAVFKCQVSYIGKDKIVQERVSEKFTILSPPEVSEIQLTETQNDSDVISMKVSASHFHPDVITFRWFCQGGELSPVASEASSSPRPNAEGLFSAYSQCKLPRGELEKGATKVWVKVHHIALKHPIARESRGFIKRPCVSEIISSDVSSSQTATLGCEITDFYPPNVSVTWLSLRGGEEDDREEEVIEGGELWGPIQIQSRRFRATASLERRLIHQEKERRGGIICRVDHCSLSEPIEKHWRYGGNVPPHIPSSISVCWSGEGVGVFSILLKGGHPKPKLLWTVGGPTFLPLVSSETEEIGDDGMRELKSVCALERSTTLSDPANQQLKKRRKGHQIKTKVAVADPDTKGIEYIDEREDEKNPDKDEETISEEYEESDTEKEDDPNALHINRVNLMKDPKEKMKVRLQVCLEITHPALKLPVYRHWTEPYEEISPSA; from the exons ATGCAGTGTAAAGTCCTCATCTTTGTTGTGCTTTTGGCTCTCATAAAGCATG TGTCTTTGGCTGAATTTGAGGCGAGCCCCAACACGAACATAACCTTTCCCTGCAACGTCTCTCTGAACGAGGACCAGAGGGACGTGTCTCTGATGAAAGTCAAGTGGATAAGAAACGGCAGCGATGTTGCCTCATTTGGAGAAACAGCAACGATGATACAGAATGGTTTCCGCTGGGACAATAAGACTTTCATCAACGGGGATTTTTCCATCACCCTCCTGAAGGCCAGCCTCACCCTTCAGGGGGTGTACGAATGCACAGTCATCTACAACTCCTCATCCATCCACACCAGCAATGTTACATTTAGTATCACTG CGCCCCCCTCCCTGACTGTGCCTCAGCGGTGGGTGGTGCTCGGGAAGAAAGCTCAGATTGAGTGCCATGCAAGGGGTTACTATCCCCCACCCATCTCATTTTCCTGGACCAGAAATGGGAAGGAGATTAAGCCTCTCTACCAGGTAGAGGGTGAGCAGAGCTCAGACGGGTACTACGCAGCAACCGCCAACCTGGCTTACTATCCTTCTCAAGAGGACCGCAATGCAACCTTTGTCTGCAAAGTGTTACACAGGAGCAGCTATCAGGAGCGGGATTTCCAGCTTAATATTACCT TTGTCCCTACAGTCAAACTCTCAGTCATGTCTTCAGCCTCCAACAAAGACCCTCTGACACTTTACTGTGATGTGGGGAGGTTTTACCCAGAGACGGTTTCTGTGTCCTGGTTTCAAAACGGCACCGCACTCCCTGATCCCCCGGCTGTGGATCAGAACCCAGATGGAACTTACAAGACCAGACATTTTTTCACTTTGAGCCCAGAACAAAGGCAGCAACGGGGACCGGTTAAGTGTGCGGTCACTCTGCCTGGAGTAGAGAACTCTGTCAATGTGTCAGAAGATCTGGAAAAACTGGATCCTCAAA ATGAGACGGCAGCGATGAATAAATCAGCCAAAGCCCTGGTGTCCATGATGTGCATCTCTATAGTGCTGGTCTTCCTGCTTTGCTTTGGCTTTTCCTGGAGAAGAAGGGATG AGAAGCAGAAGTCTCTCACTGTGTCTGGAATCATCCTCCCTCCACGAGTGATTGTGGGTCAAAAGGGCAGAGTGTCGATCAGCATCGAAGGCCGACGGGTGGACCGCGTTCAGACCGTCTGGTTTCTTAACGACACTCCCATCTCTGACACCTCCCTCATAG CTTCAGAGAAAGGCCCTCTCCTGACCTCCAGAGGCAAAATGGGTTACTACAAGCTGCACACTCAGGGACCATTACACTCTTCCAGAAGTGGCACCCAACAGCTGATCTCTGCGCTTACCTTCATCCCCCAGATTTCACTCCACAAGGGGGCAGTGTTTAAATGTCAAGTTTCCTATATAGGCAAGGACAAGATTGTGCAGGAAAGAGTGTCGGAGAAGTTTACGATTCTGT CTCCACCAGAGGTGTCAGAAATTCAGCTGACTGAGACACAAAATGACTCAG ATGTCATCAGCATGAAGGTTTCCGCCTCACATTTCCACCCGGACGTTATTACCTTCCGCTGGTTCTGCCAGGGGGGTGAGCTGAGCCCCGTGGCCTCTGAGGCCTCCTCGTCCCCTCGGCCAAATGCTGAGGGACTCTTCTCGGCCTACAGCCAATGCAAACTCCCCCGGGGGGAGCTGGAAAAGGGAGCCACCAAGGTGTGGGTTAAAGTCCACCATATCGCTCTTAAGCATCCTATCGCCCGAGAATCAAGag GCTTCATCAAAAGGCCGTGTGTTTCTGAAATTATCAGCTCGGATGTCTCCTCAAGTCAAACGGCAACTCTGGGATGTGAAATCACAGATTTTTATCCTCCAAACGTATCGGTCACTTGGCTGAGTCTCAGAGGTGGAGAGGAGGATGACAGAGAAGAGGAGGTGATAGAGGGAGGGGAGCTCTGGGGCCCGATACAAATCCAATCTAGACGCTTTAGGGCAACCGCCTCTTTGGAGAGAAGACTGATCCAtcaggaaaaggaaagaagaggaGGGATTATCTGCAGGGTGGACCACTGTTCGTTGTCAGAGCCGATAGAGAAACACTGGAGATATGGTGGCAATG TTCCTCCCCACATCCCGTCATCAATCTCAGTGTGTTGGAGCGGCGAGGGTGTCGGcgtcttctccattttgttgaAAGGAGGTCATCCAAAGCCAAAGTTACTCTGGACTGTGGGTGGCCCGACCTTCTTACCATTAGTGTCCAGCGAGACAGAGGAGATAGGAGATGATGGGATGAGGGAGCTGAAGAGTGTGTGTGCCCTGGAGAGATCCACCACTTTATCAGACCCAGCAAACCAACAGCTGAAGAAACGCAGGAAAGGACACCAAATAA AAACAAAGGTTGCAGTCGCAGACCCAGACACTAAAGGAATAGAATACATCGATGAAAGAGAGGATGAAAAGAACCCAGAcaaggatgaagaaacaatttCTGAAGAATACGAAGAGAGCGACACAGAAAAAGAGGACGACCCTAACGCCCTGCACATCAACAGGGTCAACCTGATGAAAGACCCCAAAGAAAAGATGAAAGTGCGGTTACAAGTGTGCCTCGAAATTACGCACCCTGCTCTAAAACTTCCTGTTTATCGACATTGGACGG AGCCCTATGAGGAAATTTCACCATCTGCATGA